Proteins encoded by one window of Blastocatellia bacterium:
- the hflX gene encoding GTPase HflX, producing the protein MEKFYQRRIPPTAIITPEVARQLTELSREVHRQIGLLIDRGGHIQYVVVGDAHEIVLPDLKRGRASGGRFRGLRCVHTHLNGEGLTQDDLADLALLRLDLMTAIEVTEAGLPALVRSAHLMPIRSPSEAGQPAQSERPWLFLDPVYLHQLDVDFLQLIGSLEEEFARNRRPTHAQDDRERAILVGVTTNGIEEARDSMDELHELAVSCGLVVLDTIIQRRKQIDPRFLLGKGKLHELVIRALQHSADVIVFDQDLTPAQVRSIHQATDLKVIDRTQLILDIFAQRAQSREGKLQVELAQLKYLLPRLTDEDTGLSRLTGGIGGRGPGETKLEVDRRRVRRRIGHLEELIQQVRRQREARRSQRRRHDVPVVSIVGYTNAGKSTLLNTLTHSRVLAEERMFATLDPLSRRLRLPKEREIIICDTVGFIRNLPPDLINAFRATLEEIADSDLLIHLVDASSPHCEQRIESVERTLRELALQELPRLLVFNKMDRVPADIMKNLCRLHQAIAISALQPETLTELLDRIEAMLGHRGARMDQRSNTDIAASGPTQAGVWTNQ; encoded by the coding sequence TTGGAAAAGTTCTATCAACGGCGAATCCCACCCACAGCGATCATCACGCCTGAGGTCGCGCGGCAATTAACCGAACTATCGCGCGAGGTGCATCGTCAGATTGGACTGCTGATTGATCGAGGGGGTCATATTCAATATGTGGTTGTGGGCGATGCACACGAGATCGTGTTGCCGGACCTGAAGCGGGGTCGTGCGTCAGGTGGGCGATTTCGTGGCCTTCGCTGTGTGCATACACATCTGAATGGCGAGGGCCTCACGCAAGACGATTTGGCCGATCTGGCGTTGCTGCGACTTGATCTGATGACGGCTATTGAGGTGACAGAAGCGGGATTGCCGGCGCTGGTTCGTTCAGCGCATCTGATGCCGATACGATCGCCTTCTGAAGCTGGGCAGCCAGCGCAGTCTGAGAGACCGTGGCTCTTTCTTGATCCGGTCTATCTGCATCAACTCGATGTTGATTTTCTCCAGTTGATCGGCTCGCTCGAAGAAGAGTTTGCGCGGAATCGCCGACCCACGCATGCGCAAGATGATCGCGAGCGAGCGATTTTAGTGGGTGTGACGACCAACGGCATAGAGGAAGCGCGCGATTCGATGGATGAGCTGCACGAATTGGCTGTCTCGTGCGGGCTGGTGGTGCTGGACACCATCATTCAGCGACGCAAACAGATTGATCCACGATTTCTGCTGGGCAAGGGCAAGCTCCACGAGTTGGTGATTCGCGCGCTCCAGCATAGCGCCGATGTCATCGTCTTTGATCAGGATTTGACGCCAGCGCAGGTTCGCTCGATCCATCAGGCGACCGACCTGAAAGTGATTGATCGCACACAATTGATTCTGGATATTTTTGCCCAACGCGCACAGTCGCGGGAAGGGAAGCTTCAAGTTGAGTTGGCTCAGTTGAAGTATCTTTTGCCACGACTGACCGACGAGGACACAGGCTTGTCGCGTCTGACGGGAGGCATTGGCGGGCGTGGGCCTGGCGAGACGAAGTTGGAGGTTGATCGCCGGCGCGTGCGCCGACGAATTGGCCACCTGGAAGAGCTGATTCAGCAGGTGCGCAGACAGCGCGAAGCGCGTCGCAGTCAGCGGCGGCGACATGACGTGCCCGTTGTTTCGATCGTCGGCTACACCAATGCCGGCAAGTCAACGTTGCTTAACACGCTCACCCATTCGCGCGTCCTGGCCGAAGAACGCATGTTCGCCACGCTCGATCCGTTGAGCCGCCGGCTCCGATTGCCCAAGGAGCGCGAAATCATCATCTGTGATACGGTCGGATTTATTCGCAACCTACCGCCTGATCTGATTAACGCATTCCGCGCCACACTGGAGGAGATTGCTGATTCTGACCTGCTCATTCATCTGGTTGATGCTAGTAGTCCCCATTGTGAGCAACGCATTGAATCCGTGGAACGCACGTTGAGAGAATTGGCCTTGCAGGAGCTACCGCGCCTGCTGGTGTTTAACAAGATGGATCGCGTGCCCGCCGACATCATGAAGAATCTCTGCCGGCTTCATCAGGCTATCGCCATTTCAGCCTTGCAGCCGGAAACACTCACGGAATTGCTCGATCGTATTGAAGCGATGCTTGGCCATCGAGGCGCACGAATGGATCAGCGCAGCAACACGGATATTGCCGCGTCAGGGCCGACACAGGCCGGTGTATGGACGAACCAGTGA